One stretch of Saccharopolyspora erythraea DNA includes these proteins:
- a CDS encoding NAD(P)/FAD-dependent oxidoreductase, producing the protein MAGQSEPTRILILGGGYVGMYTALNLQKKLGRREASVTVVDPQPHMTYQPFLPEAAAGSVEPRHVVAPLRRVLKRCHVITAAVTDINNSDKVVTVNNPQTGTETLEYDLLVVALGSVSRLLPIPGLAEQGISLKTVGEAIYLRNHVLAKLDAAANTNDEELRKRLLTFTFVGGGFAGGEALAELEDMARYATRYYSNITPEDMSWVLVEAAGRVMPEVSEKMGVYVVKALEERGIKVYLNTFLKSVEGGHAVLSDGTEFDTDTLVWNAGVKANPVLKSSDLPLDDRGRVRATAHLQVEGLPNVWAAGDCSAVPDLSKTEDDPTATCAPSAQHAVRQADQLAKNVLASMRGKATKEYKHAYAGSVAGLGLYKGVADVYGFKAKGFVAWFMHRSYHVSRMPTFNRKLRIIIDWTLAFMFKREAVSMGQIQDPKADFERAAAS; encoded by the coding sequence ATGGCTGGTCAATCCGAACCCACCCGGATTCTCATCCTCGGCGGCGGTTACGTCGGCATGTACACGGCGCTCAACCTTCAGAAGAAGCTCGGGCGCCGCGAAGCCTCCGTGACGGTCGTCGACCCTCAGCCGCACATGACCTACCAGCCCTTCCTGCCGGAGGCTGCCGCGGGTTCGGTCGAACCCCGGCACGTGGTAGCGCCACTGCGACGAGTGCTCAAGCGGTGCCATGTGATCACCGCCGCGGTCACTGACATCAACAACAGTGACAAGGTCGTAACGGTCAACAACCCCCAGACCGGTACCGAGACCCTGGAGTACGACCTGCTGGTCGTGGCGCTCGGGTCCGTCTCCCGGCTCCTGCCGATCCCCGGGCTCGCCGAGCAGGGCATCAGCCTCAAGACCGTCGGCGAGGCGATCTACCTGCGCAACCACGTGCTGGCCAAGCTGGATGCCGCCGCCAACACCAACGACGAGGAGCTGCGCAAGCGGCTGCTCACCTTCACCTTCGTCGGTGGCGGGTTCGCGGGCGGCGAGGCCCTCGCCGAGCTGGAGGACATGGCCCGGTACGCCACCCGCTACTACTCGAACATCACGCCCGAGGACATGAGCTGGGTCCTCGTCGAGGCCGCCGGGCGCGTGATGCCCGAGGTCAGCGAGAAGATGGGCGTCTACGTCGTCAAGGCGCTCGAGGAACGCGGCATCAAGGTCTACCTGAACACCTTCCTGAAGTCGGTCGAGGGCGGCCACGCGGTGCTCTCCGACGGCACCGAGTTCGACACCGACACGCTGGTGTGGAACGCGGGCGTGAAGGCCAACCCGGTGCTCAAGAGCAGCGACCTGCCGCTCGACGATCGCGGCCGGGTCCGCGCCACCGCGCACCTGCAGGTCGAGGGCCTGCCCAACGTGTGGGCGGCCGGTGACTGCTCGGCGGTGCCGGACCTGTCCAAGACCGAGGACGACCCCACTGCCACCTGCGCGCCGTCGGCGCAGCACGCGGTCCGCCAGGCCGACCAGCTCGCGAAGAACGTGCTGGCCAGCATGCGGGGCAAGGCGACCAAGGAGTACAAGCACGCCTACGCCGGCTCGGTCGCCGGTCTGGGCCTGTACAAGGGTGTCGCCGACGTCTACGGCTTCAAGGCCAAGGGCTTCGTCGCGTGGTTCATGCACCGCTCGTACCACGTGAGCCGGATGCCCACGTTCAACCGCAAGCTGCGCATCATCATCGACTGGACGCTGGCGTTCATGTTCAAGCGCGAGGCGGTGTCGATGGGCCAGATCCAGGACCCGAAGGCCGACTTCGAGCGGGCTGCCGCGAGCTGA
- a CDS encoding ArsR/SmtB family transcription factor, giving the protein MDEVFRALADPNRRRLLDSLNARNGQRLRELCDCLAMARQSVSKHLAVLEQANLVTTVRRGREKLHYLNAAPINAIAERWMGQYGRRRAEALADLKRALESAPMSEPAFAYTTFIRTTPEQLWQALTDPAFTRRYWGVAFETDWRPGSPMVWEENGRRTADPEQVVLESEPYRRLSYTWHTPTPEWAAAAGIDDDLLATLVAESRSKVTFEIEPLGQTVKLTVIHDDFPDGSTMRQMVSTGWPHLLSDLKTLLETGETLPPVPDEAWQS; this is encoded by the coding sequence ATGGACGAGGTCTTCAGGGCGTTGGCCGACCCGAACCGGCGCCGGCTTCTCGACAGCCTCAATGCCCGCAACGGGCAGCGGCTGCGCGAGCTGTGCGACTGCCTGGCCATGGCCCGGCAGTCGGTCAGCAAGCACCTCGCGGTGCTCGAGCAGGCGAACCTGGTCACCACGGTCCGTCGCGGCCGGGAGAAGCTGCACTACCTGAACGCCGCACCGATCAACGCGATCGCCGAACGCTGGATGGGCCAGTACGGGCGGCGGCGCGCGGAGGCACTTGCCGATCTCAAGCGAGCATTGGAGTCAGCACCGATGAGCGAACCCGCTTTCGCTTACACCACCTTCATCAGGACCACGCCGGAGCAGTTGTGGCAGGCCCTCACCGATCCGGCGTTCACCCGCCGGTACTGGGGCGTCGCCTTCGAAACCGACTGGCGCCCGGGATCGCCGATGGTCTGGGAGGAGAACGGTCGGCGCACCGCCGATCCGGAGCAGGTCGTGCTGGAGTCCGAGCCGTACCGCCGGCTCTCCTACACCTGGCACACCCCGACCCCGGAATGGGCTGCCGCCGCGGGCATCGACGACGACCTGCTCGCGACGCTCGTTGCCGAGAGCCGGTCGAAGGTCACGTTCGAGATCGAACCGCTCGGGCAGACGGTCAAGCTCACCGTCATCCACGACGACTTCCCCGACGGCAGCACGATGCGGCAGATGGTCAGCACCGGCTGGCCGCACCTGCTCTCCGACCTGAAGACGCTGCTGGAGACCGGCGAAACGCTGCCGCCGGTGCCGGACGAGGCATGGCAGAGCTGA